Part of the Aquicella lusitana genome is shown below.
GATGGGTTTGAAGGGAAACTTAATTCATCTAAATGGGCTAAAATAGCTAAATGTTCCCAGGATACAGCTTTGAGAGATATTACAGATCTCTTGGGAAGGAAAGTATTGCTAAAAGATGAAGGTGGGGGGCGAAGTACAAGTTATAAACTTTGTTTGCCGGATTAGGTTAGGACTAGTTTATCTTAATGAGACTGGTGTGCGGATGTAAGAAATAGGCGAGAGTTGGGCTCTACCCCAAATAAGGGGGCATTTTAATCGTAAATAACATACCTTACTTGTTGAATGGACAAGGAAAAGGAGATTAAAAATGCCCCAAAAGGATATTATCCTAAGTTTACCCGGCTTTACCATCAAAAATGTCAGTGGTCATAACCCGATAATTATTGATGTTCATTATCGAAACAAACCACGATGCCCAGCTTGTAATGGCAGGAACGTGCGCAAGAAGGCTAGCTTCATTCGGCGTGTTCGTCATGAGCCGATAGGGCATAGACAAACAGTGTTGCGCTTTAAAGCTTATAAACTCTATTGCCATACCTGCCAGCGTTACTTTAACCAGCAGTTCCCTGGTATCAATAAGTATCAGCGAGCAACAGAACGCCTGCATAATCACCTTTATCATCGACACACGGAAGGTGTTTCGCAACAGTCTCTCGCTCGTGACTTTAAAATGGGTAAAGCAACCATTGAGCGCTGGTACCATCAGCAATATGTGCTTGCTCACAAAGAAATTGATGTTCGACACTGTCCTGTGTATTCCGACCTTATTAGACCACCTATTCCGGTAACATTGGGCCATCCATTCTGATTTTTCTGGGCCACTGGTTCTGGCCGTATTGGATCATCTGTTACGGGACATTGGGCCAGTGATTACGGCGTCATTGGGCTACTTACCAGCTCACGATAGTTTATTTTTTATACAATATCCTCTTGTTTTCAAAGCGAGGGGGTAGTAATCGTGAGATATATAAGTATGCGTAAAATCAGTGAAGTTTTAAGGCAATACCATGAGTTAAAATGCAGCCATCGAGTTATTGCAAGAAGT
Proteins encoded:
- a CDS encoding transposase family protein — protein: MPQKDIILSLPGFTIKNVSGHNPIIIDVHYRNKPRCPACNGRNVRKKASFIRRVRHEPIGHRQTVLRFKAYKLYCHTCQRYFNQQFPGINKYQRATERLHNHLYHRHTEGVSQQSLARDFKMGKATIERWYHQQYVLAHKEIDVRHCPVYSDLIRPPIPVTLGHPF